The following are from one region of the Leucobacter sp. Psy1 genome:
- a CDS encoding nicotinate phosphoribosyltransferase — MPASTALLTDRYELTMVDAALSAGTAHRRSVFELFARRLSGARRYGVVAGTGRLLEALEQFRFTDAELEWLAGEQFLRPETLDWLADFAFSGSIWGYPEGEVFFPGSPLLTVESTFAEGVLLETLALSILNADSAVATAASRMSHASGGKPLAEMGSRRTGERSAVAAARAAYIAGFSATSNLEAGRSYGIPTMGTAAHSFTLLHDSERDAFAAQVASLGPGTTLLVDTYDIEQGVRNAVAVAGPGLGAVRIDSGDLPVVVGRVRRLLDELGAVDTRITVTNDLDEHTVAALAASPVDSFGVGTSVVVGSGSPTMGMVYKLVARTGDDGDWVPVAKRSAEKASIGGRKGVRRITSAAGTVLGEHILLREGAADNLRLGQGESAQEVVVPLVIDGAVQPGHTGPEGIAAARERHQRSVAALPPVAMSLTRGDPAVPTVYED; from the coding sequence GTGCCAGCCTCAACCGCGCTCCTCACCGACCGCTACGAGCTCACGATGGTCGATGCCGCCCTCAGCGCGGGCACCGCTCATCGTCGCAGCGTGTTCGAGCTCTTCGCCCGCCGCCTCTCGGGGGCGCGGCGCTACGGCGTCGTCGCCGGGACCGGACGCTTGCTCGAGGCGCTCGAGCAGTTCCGCTTCACCGATGCCGAGCTGGAGTGGCTCGCGGGTGAGCAGTTTCTGCGCCCCGAGACCCTCGACTGGCTCGCCGACTTCGCTTTCAGCGGCAGCATCTGGGGGTACCCGGAGGGCGAGGTGTTCTTTCCCGGTTCACCACTGCTCACGGTTGAGTCGACGTTCGCCGAGGGTGTGCTGCTCGAAACTCTCGCGTTGAGCATCCTCAACGCCGATTCGGCTGTCGCCACGGCTGCCTCGCGAATGAGTCACGCATCGGGTGGCAAGCCTCTCGCAGAGATGGGATCGAGACGGACCGGGGAGCGCAGCGCCGTCGCCGCGGCCCGGGCGGCGTACATCGCGGGATTCAGCGCGACGTCCAACCTCGAGGCGGGCCGTAGCTACGGCATTCCGACGATGGGCACCGCGGCGCACAGCTTCACCCTGCTGCATGACAGCGAACGCGACGCCTTCGCGGCGCAGGTCGCCTCGCTGGGCCCTGGCACCACGCTGCTCGTCGACACCTACGACATCGAGCAGGGCGTGAGGAACGCCGTCGCCGTCGCCGGACCGGGTCTCGGCGCGGTGCGGATCGACTCGGGTGACCTTCCCGTGGTCGTCGGCCGGGTCCGTCGACTGCTCGACGAACTCGGCGCCGTCGACACGCGGATCACCGTCACGAACGATCTCGACGAACACACGGTCGCAGCTCTCGCCGCGTCCCCGGTCGACAGTTTCGGAGTCGGCACATCGGTGGTCGTGGGCTCGGGCTCCCCGACCATGGGCATGGTCTACAAGCTCGTCGCCCGCACCGGTGACGATGGCGACTGGGTGCCCGTCGCGAAGCGCTCCGCTGAGAAGGCGTCGATCGGCGGCCGGAAAGGCGTGCGCCGCATCACCTCCGCCGCGGGGACCGTGCTGGGCGAGCACATACTCCTCCGTGAGGGGGCAGCCGACAACCTGCGACTCGGCCAGGGCGAGTCCGCTCAGGAGGTCGTCGTTCCGCTCGTCATCGACGGAGCAGTCCAACCGGGTCACACGGGCCCCGAGGGCATCGCTGCGGCCCGTGAGCGACATCAGCGCAGCGTCGCAGCACTTCCGCCGGTAGCGATGAGCCTCACGCGCGGAGACCCCGCCGTACCGACGGTGTACGAGGACTGA
- a CDS encoding DUF3039 domain-containing protein, translating to MGIFTRDQGPAGGTDVLDRELEKLLEDEQLEDGDHERFSHYVPKNKIMESAMSGKPVRALCGKKWTPSRDPEKFPVCPECKKVYEQMKK from the coding sequence ATGGGTATCTTCACGCGTGACCAGGGCCCCGCAGGCGGCACGGATGTGCTCGATCGCGAGCTTGAGAAGCTGCTCGAGGACGAGCAGCTGGAAGACGGCGACCACGAGCGCTTCTCGCACTACGTCCCGAAGAACAAGATCATGGAGTCCGCCATGTCCGGGAAGCCGGTGCGCGCGCTCTGCGGCAAGAAGTGGACCCCTTCGCGCGACCCGGAGAAGTTTCCGGTCTGCCCGGAGTGCAAGAAGGTCTACGAACAGATGAAGAAGTAG
- a CDS encoding error-prone DNA polymerase, translating to MNWNNPPLSWEAFERTLSGRPEPQTDHPNAAPAQTAHAETAPAETPPAEAPEPPAVPYAELHTHSHYSFLDGASSPEELIGEAVRLRLDGIAVTDHDGFYGAARFAEAALEHPDLLTVYGAELSLGLEQPQLGVADPAGTHLLVLARGVAGYHRLSSAITEAQLAGGEKGRPHYDLDALAASAEGQWAVLTGCRKGAVRQALELGGPDAAARELARLGDRFGRDNVYVELSDHGHPGDDVRCDVLAEVARRAGFPTVATGAVHYATAAHAPLAEAVAAVRARRSLDEMDGYLPANAAARLRSGAQMLQRFARHPEAVARTVPLAQSLAFPLRAASPELPRLEVPEGHTQMSWLRELVWRGAAERYGDPLDPEIRARIERELQVIAEKDFPGYFLIVHDLVMVARSRGILCQGRGSAANSAVCFVLRITDVDSVFYNLPFERFLSSMRDEEPDIDVDFDSGRREEIIQYVYERYGRRSAAQVANVISYRPKAAVRDAAKALGYPPDRQKAWTRSLDRWNSIGDDPHSPIPAPVRDLASQLLKSPRHLGIHSGGMVLTRRPIGEVCPIEHARMDGRTVLQWDKDDCAAMRLVKFDLLGLGMLNALQGTLDLIAGATGETWTLATIPKEEAGVYDMLCRADAIGVFQVESRAQLNTLPRLRPRSFYDLVIEIALIRPGPMQGGAVHPYLRRRTHEEEVVYPHPTLKPVLERTLGVPLFQEQLMQMAMTVGDCTAAEADQLRRAMGSKRGTERIDSLKGKLFTGMERHGIVGEEAQLLYRQIEAFAGFGFAESHSISFALLVYASSWCKLHYPAAFLAGLLRAQPMGFYSSRSLVEDARRHGVQVLPPDVQRSQAGSALEALDDQDHDPASRVTGMPACASAEQPTPGPFDASSPDASARHRRDGAFAVRLGLEEVRGIERGAAERIERARGDAPFRDLADLARRADLDRATIEALGAAGACAGLGLERREAMWAAAPASDNRARYLEGSGVQVQPPLLPVLSDAEQTALDLWTTGVVSGTHPVALLRGTLDGRRVVRSDRVHDVPAGALVEVAGLVTHRQRPGTAGGITFITLEDEAGTVNIVTWPQLWKRSRLVAGSAPALIVTGTLERSAEGVVNVIASGFEPLAAPPSVSSRDFR from the coding sequence GTGAACTGGAACAACCCGCCGCTCTCATGGGAGGCGTTCGAGCGGACGCTCTCCGGCAGGCCCGAACCGCAGACCGACCATCCGAACGCCGCACCCGCCCAGACCGCACACGCCGAGACCGCACCCGCCGAGACCCCACCCGCAGAGGCCCCGGAGCCCCCCGCCGTTCCATACGCGGAGCTCCACACGCACTCGCACTACAGTTTCTTGGACGGCGCGTCCTCCCCGGAGGAGCTCATCGGCGAAGCCGTGCGCTTGCGCCTCGACGGCATCGCCGTCACCGATCACGACGGGTTCTACGGTGCCGCCCGTTTCGCGGAGGCCGCGCTCGAGCACCCCGATCTGCTCACGGTATACGGCGCCGAGCTGTCGCTGGGGCTCGAGCAGCCGCAGCTCGGTGTCGCTGACCCTGCCGGCACGCACCTCCTCGTCCTCGCCCGCGGGGTCGCCGGCTACCACCGGCTCTCCTCTGCGATCACCGAGGCTCAGCTCGCCGGCGGCGAGAAGGGGCGCCCGCACTACGATCTCGATGCCCTGGCGGCGAGCGCCGAGGGCCAGTGGGCGGTGCTCACCGGATGCCGAAAGGGAGCCGTGCGGCAGGCGCTCGAACTCGGCGGTCCAGACGCTGCGGCGCGCGAGCTCGCCCGCCTCGGCGATCGGTTCGGTCGGGACAACGTGTACGTCGAGCTCAGCGATCACGGCCACCCAGGGGATGACGTGCGCTGCGACGTGCTCGCGGAGGTCGCGCGGCGTGCGGGGTTCCCGACCGTCGCGACGGGTGCGGTGCACTACGCGACTGCGGCGCACGCTCCGCTGGCGGAGGCCGTCGCCGCCGTGCGGGCGCGGAGGAGCCTCGACGAGATGGACGGGTACCTGCCGGCGAACGCCGCAGCACGCCTGCGCAGCGGCGCTCAGATGCTGCAGCGGTTCGCCAGGCATCCCGAGGCCGTCGCGCGTACCGTCCCGCTCGCGCAGTCGCTCGCGTTCCCCCTGCGCGCGGCCTCGCCCGAGCTGCCGCGGCTCGAGGTTCCGGAGGGGCACACGCAGATGAGCTGGCTCCGCGAACTGGTGTGGCGCGGGGCGGCGGAGCGCTACGGCGATCCGCTGGATCCGGAGATCCGGGCCAGGATCGAACGCGAGCTCCAGGTGATCGCGGAGAAAGACTTCCCCGGCTACTTCCTCATCGTGCACGACCTCGTGATGGTCGCGCGCTCCCGGGGGATCCTGTGCCAGGGCAGAGGATCGGCGGCGAACTCGGCCGTCTGCTTCGTCCTCAGAATCACCGACGTGGACTCCGTCTTCTACAACCTGCCGTTCGAGCGTTTCCTGTCGAGCATGCGCGACGAAGAACCGGACATCGACGTGGACTTCGACTCCGGGAGGCGCGAGGAGATCATCCAGTACGTGTACGAGCGCTACGGGCGGCGCAGTGCCGCCCAGGTGGCGAACGTGATCTCCTATCGACCGAAGGCGGCGGTGCGCGACGCTGCGAAAGCGCTCGGCTATCCACCCGATCGGCAGAAGGCGTGGACGCGCAGCCTGGACCGGTGGAACTCGATCGGCGATGATCCGCACAGCCCGATCCCCGCACCCGTCCGCGACCTCGCATCGCAGCTACTCAAAAGCCCCAGGCACCTGGGCATCCATTCCGGCGGCATGGTGCTCACCCGAAGACCGATCGGCGAGGTGTGCCCCATCGAGCACGCCCGCATGGACGGCCGCACCGTGCTGCAGTGGGACAAGGACGACTGCGCGGCGATGCGTCTCGTGAAGTTCGACCTGCTCGGGCTCGGCATGCTGAACGCGCTGCAGGGCACGCTGGACCTCATCGCCGGGGCGACCGGTGAGACCTGGACGCTCGCGACCATTCCGAAGGAGGAGGCCGGGGTGTACGACATGCTGTGCCGCGCCGATGCGATCGGGGTCTTCCAGGTCGAGAGTCGCGCGCAGCTGAACACGCTGCCGCGCCTCAGGCCGCGCTCCTTCTACGACCTCGTCATCGAGATCGCGCTGATCCGCCCGGGCCCCATGCAGGGCGGCGCCGTGCACCCCTATCTGCGGCGGCGCACCCATGAGGAGGAGGTCGTGTATCCGCACCCGACACTGAAGCCGGTGCTGGAGCGCACGCTCGGGGTTCCGCTCTTCCAGGAGCAGCTCATGCAGATGGCGATGACGGTCGGCGACTGCACGGCTGCGGAGGCCGATCAGCTGCGCCGGGCCATGGGGTCGAAGCGGGGCACCGAGAGGATCGACAGTCTCAAGGGCAAGCTGTTCACCGGCATGGAGCGGCACGGCATCGTCGGCGAGGAGGCACAGCTGCTCTACCGGCAGATCGAGGCCTTCGCGGGATTCGGGTTCGCCGAGAGCCACTCGATCAGTTTTGCGCTGCTCGTCTACGCGAGTTCCTGGTGCAAGCTGCACTACCCCGCCGCCTTCCTCGCTGGACTGCTGCGCGCACAGCCGATGGGCTTCTATTCCTCACGATCGCTGGTGGAGGACGCCAGGCGTCACGGGGTGCAGGTGCTGCCGCCCGATGTGCAGCGCTCGCAGGCCGGGTCAGCGCTCGAGGCGTTGGACGACCAGGATCATGATCCGGCCTCGCGCGTTACCGGCATGCCCGCGTGCGCCAGCGCTGAGCAGCCGACTCCTGGACCGTTCGACGCCTCATCCCCCGACGCGAGTGCACGCCATCGCCGCGACGGCGCATTCGCCGTGCGTCTCGGCCTCGAGGAGGTCCGCGGTATCGAACGGGGCGCGGCCGAGCGGATCGAGCGCGCCCGAGGCGACGCACCGTTCAGAGATCTCGCGGACCTCGCGAGGCGCGCAGATCTGGATCGCGCCACCATCGAAGCGCTCGGCGCCGCAGGCGCGTGTGCTGGGCTCGGCCTGGAGCGTCGCGAGGCGATGTGGGCGGCCGCTCCGGCGTCGGACAATCGGGCGCGTTACCTCGAGGGGTCCGGGGTGCAGGTGCAACCGCCCCTGCTCCCCGTGCTCAGCGACGCCGAGCAGACCGCGCTCGATCTCTGGACCACCGGGGTCGTGTCTGGCACGCACCCCGTGGCGCTGCTCAGGGGGACCCTCGATGGGCGTCGCGTGGTGCGCTCCGACCGGGTGCACGACGTGCCTGCCGGCGCACTCGTCGAGGTAGCGGGGCTCGTGACGCACCGGCAGCGGCCCGGCACCGCAGGCGGTATCACCTTCATCACGCTCGAGGACGAAGCGGGCACCGTCAACATCGTCACGTGGCCGCAGCTGTGGAAGCGCAGCCGACTCGTCGCCGGATCCGCCCCTGCCCTCATCGTCACCGGCACGCTCGAGCGGTCGGCCGAGGGCGTCGTGAATGTGATCGCGTCGGGGTTCGAGCCGCTCGCGGCACCCCCGAGCGTCTCCTCGCGCGACTTCCGCTGA
- a CDS encoding DUF2469 domain-containing protein, whose translation MNEDDLDDYERDAELSLFREYRDVVGQFRYVVETERRFYLANEVDLTRQDAGSDFYFELAMKDVWVWDVYRADRFVKSVRVLTFKDVNVEELSAREFKLPQELALDE comes from the coding sequence ATGAATGAAGACGATCTGGACGATTACGAACGCGATGCCGAGCTCTCGCTGTTCCGAGAGTACCGGGACGTCGTCGGTCAATTTCGCTACGTCGTGGAGACCGAGCGACGGTTCTACCTCGCGAACGAGGTCGACCTCACGCGTCAGGACGCGGGGAGCGATTTCTACTTCGAACTCGCGATGAAAGACGTGTGGGTATGGGACGTCTACCGCGCCGACCGGTTCGTGAAATCGGTACGAGTGCTCACGTTCAAGGACGTCAACGTCGAGGAGCTCTCGGCACGCGAGTTCAAGCTTCCCCAGGAGCTCGCGCTCGACGAGTGA
- a CDS encoding ABC transporter ATP-binding protein, whose product MPPEDSRLDADQVPEDDATVDKSAAQATDRQGGSSRVRPSRTAGARSRNAAANPPAEAASEAQGESAPAAASPTEARADTPARGERQGSGSPATGRIQVPVPSVVRARERGRLAEHNPVVLRTESLTKSYGPVIAANEVTIDVHAGSFTGIVGPNGAGKTTTLSMLSGLNRPTSGRVTVRDVDVWADGSAAKRLIGTLPDRLRLFDRLTGAQLLYYSGVLHGVQESAVAQRVAELAEAFSLESALGRLVSDYSAGMQKKIALACSMIHAPDVLVLDEPFEAIDPVSASNVTDILEKYVAGGGSVIMSSHSLDLIQRVCDHVAVIIDGSVIAQGTVDAVRDGMSLEDRFKHLTESSEAGKGLEWLHGSSDSE is encoded by the coding sequence GTGCCGCCCGAAGACTCGCGATTGGATGCTGACCAGGTGCCGGAAGACGACGCAACGGTAGACAAGTCCGCTGCTCAGGCGACCGATCGGCAGGGTGGGTCATCCCGGGTCCGGCCGAGCCGGACAGCAGGGGCCCGATCGCGGAACGCGGCGGCGAATCCTCCAGCCGAGGCGGCCTCGGAAGCTCAGGGGGAGAGCGCTCCGGCGGCGGCGAGTCCGACCGAAGCACGCGCAGACACTCCCGCGAGGGGCGAACGGCAGGGATCCGGATCACCCGCGACCGGTCGCATTCAGGTGCCGGTGCCCTCGGTCGTCCGTGCGCGCGAGCGCGGCCGCCTGGCGGAGCACAACCCCGTCGTGCTCCGCACCGAATCGCTGACCAAGAGCTACGGTCCCGTCATCGCCGCCAATGAGGTCACGATCGACGTGCACGCCGGATCGTTCACCGGCATCGTCGGGCCGAACGGCGCGGGCAAGACGACGACGCTCTCGATGCTGAGTGGCTTGAACCGGCCCACGTCGGGGCGGGTCACGGTGCGCGACGTGGACGTCTGGGCGGACGGTTCGGCCGCAAAGCGGCTCATCGGCACCCTGCCCGATCGGCTCAGGCTCTTCGACCGGCTCACCGGTGCGCAGCTGCTGTACTACTCGGGCGTGCTCCACGGAGTGCAGGAGTCCGCGGTGGCGCAGCGCGTCGCCGAACTCGCCGAGGCGTTCAGCCTGGAATCGGCCCTCGGCCGCTTGGTGTCCGACTACTCCGCCGGCATGCAGAAGAAGATCGCGCTGGCGTGCTCCATGATCCATGCTCCCGACGTCCTGGTGCTCGACGAGCCGTTCGAAGCGATCGATCCGGTCTCGGCGTCGAACGTGACCGACATCCTCGAGAAATACGTGGCAGGCGGCGGCAGCGTCATCATGTCGAGTCACAGCCTCGACCTCATTCAGCGCGTCTGCGACCACGTCGCCGTGATCATCGATGGCAGCGTCATCGCACAGGGCACCGTCGACGCCGTGCGCGACGGCATGAGCCTCGAGGATCGCTTCAAGCACCTGACCGAGTCCAGCGAGGCGGGGAAGGGGCTCGAGTGGTTGCACGGCTCTTCAGACTCCGAGTAG
- a CDS encoding CDP-glycerol glycerophosphotransferase family protein, with protein sequence MQAVRIAKRVVSMGRRAVVRWCANRAVQGLLSERGALEPGRFRVGVYFADSDVNIYQMRQWYAPLRSLARRFPVLVIARDASGTRAIAEESGLDVVLAPQPPDIERVLAEQPLEVILYVNQNTRNFQMLRYGRRWHVFINHGESDKMYMTTNQHKTYDRAFVAGDAARERLGLALWDYDVDERTVAIGRPQNDHLGGEAPYPVDDRTVVLYAPTWEGDRPAARYGSVRSHGVELVRRLVETGRHRVVYRPHPRTGVVDQAFGRASAEIVAILREANRHDSSAHHVVDDSAQIDWQLRDPDIAICDVSAMVYDRLATGKPLMITRPVARAAEVEDDRGYLADCDWLTVDEVPDIVAAIERALHDEHARDRLGTWSEHYFGDTSPGAPTARFESAVAELIDRADEYRARTSDPDRV encoded by the coding sequence GTGCAAGCAGTCAGGATCGCCAAGCGAGTCGTGTCGATGGGGCGCCGTGCCGTGGTGCGGTGGTGCGCCAACCGGGCCGTGCAGGGGCTCCTGTCGGAGCGGGGCGCACTCGAACCCGGGCGGTTCCGGGTGGGCGTGTACTTCGCCGACAGTGACGTGAACATCTACCAGATGCGCCAGTGGTACGCGCCGCTCCGCTCGCTCGCTCGCCGATTTCCCGTGCTGGTCATCGCGCGCGACGCGTCCGGGACGCGCGCGATCGCGGAGGAGAGCGGGCTCGACGTTGTGCTGGCGCCCCAGCCGCCCGACATCGAGCGGGTGCTCGCGGAGCAGCCGCTCGAGGTGATCCTCTACGTGAATCAGAACACCCGGAACTTCCAGATGCTCAGGTACGGTCGCCGCTGGCACGTGTTCATCAATCACGGTGAGAGCGACAAGATGTACATGACCACCAATCAGCACAAGACCTACGACCGGGCTTTCGTGGCAGGTGACGCGGCGCGCGAGCGGTTGGGCCTGGCTCTCTGGGACTACGACGTAGACGAGCGGACGGTGGCGATCGGTCGGCCGCAGAACGACCACCTCGGCGGGGAAGCCCCGTACCCGGTTGATGACCGTACCGTCGTGCTCTACGCACCGACGTGGGAGGGCGATCGTCCGGCGGCGAGGTACGGCTCCGTTCGGTCGCACGGCGTCGAGCTGGTCCGTCGCCTGGTCGAGACGGGCCGGCACCGAGTCGTGTACCGGCCGCATCCGCGAACGGGTGTCGTGGATCAGGCGTTCGGTCGCGCGAGCGCTGAGATCGTCGCGATCCTCCGCGAGGCGAACCGGCACGATTCGTCAGCGCATCACGTGGTCGACGACTCGGCGCAGATCGACTGGCAGCTGCGCGACCCGGATATCGCGATCTGCGACGTCTCCGCGATGGTCTACGACCGGCTGGCGACCGGCAAGCCGCTGATGATCACGCGGCCGGTCGCTCGAGCCGCGGAAGTCGAGGACGACCGCGGGTACCTCGCCGATTGCGACTGGCTCACGGTCGACGAGGTACCGGATATCGTCGCGGCGATCGAGCGCGCCCTCCATGACGAGCACGCGCGCGATCGACTCGGGACCTGGTCGGAACACTATTTCGGTGACACCTCGCCCGGCGCGCCCACTGCGCGCTTCGAATCCGCGGTCGCAGAACTCATCGATCGCGCGGATGAGTACCGCGCGCGCACGTCGGACCCAGACAGGGTTTGA
- a CDS encoding DNA polymerase Y family protein: MTPSHRRVMALWIPDWPVHAHLAEHPEAGSPPGQPDAPVALLAARRVSACSAEARAAGVRVGLKEHEARFRCPDLRLRTHDPEVDARRFEPVLAALEALVPEVEAVRPGLCAVRARGPARYYSGEMQAAVAIREAIVELGFPGARVGVAEGRFAAEQAARSSADDPCVEAPAPGVRLVAAADTASFLGPLPIARAAGTELGDVLRGLGIHTLGSLAALPTAAVQDRFGRAGSIARRLAAGDDPADGPLIVPRERPQDFAAELAFEPPIDGADPLAFACSTTAERFVADLVGAGLICTEISVELTDDIGVRHERNWAHPKHFDGPDVLNRVRWQAEALPRDADRAGAGVAHVRITPIRTDRAAHHEPGLWSSDSDPRVHHVLSRVQSLVGHEGVVTAQLTGGRLLRDRRRWVPWGTRTPGAETRSRPPDHPWPGALPPPHPVSVFDPPVPAECLTADGTPVAMSEDGDALTHPPSRLRIPSAGVDDPVEAWSPPWPLHERWWAGTPPRFRLQLALRNGDAWLLLHQRGSWFAEGHYD, from the coding sequence ATGACGCCCTCGCACCGGCGCGTGATGGCGCTCTGGATTCCCGACTGGCCGGTGCACGCTCACCTCGCCGAGCACCCCGAAGCGGGTTCTCCGCCTGGCCAGCCTGACGCCCCCGTGGCGCTCCTGGCAGCACGCCGGGTCTCGGCATGCTCTGCCGAGGCCCGGGCCGCGGGAGTGCGGGTCGGACTCAAGGAGCACGAGGCGAGATTCCGCTGCCCCGATCTCCGGCTGCGCACGCACGATCCCGAGGTCGATGCTCGCCGCTTCGAGCCGGTCCTCGCCGCGCTCGAAGCACTCGTACCGGAGGTCGAAGCGGTGAGACCGGGACTGTGCGCGGTGCGCGCGCGAGGCCCGGCTCGCTACTACAGCGGGGAGATGCAGGCTGCGGTGGCGATCCGCGAGGCGATCGTCGAACTCGGCTTTCCCGGGGCACGGGTCGGTGTGGCCGAAGGGCGGTTCGCCGCCGAACAGGCCGCTCGATCCTCCGCGGATGATCCCTGCGTCGAGGCGCCGGCACCCGGCGTACGACTCGTCGCCGCTGCGGATACCGCGTCGTTCCTCGGCCCGTTGCCGATCGCTCGCGCCGCGGGCACCGAACTGGGCGATGTGCTGCGCGGTCTCGGCATCCATACGCTCGGCTCTCTGGCCGCGTTGCCGACCGCGGCCGTGCAAGACCGGTTCGGGCGGGCTGGCAGCATCGCCCGCAGGCTCGCGGCGGGTGATGATCCCGCCGACGGGCCGCTCATCGTGCCGCGGGAGCGGCCCCAGGATTTCGCAGCCGAGCTCGCGTTCGAACCCCCGATCGACGGCGCCGATCCCCTCGCGTTCGCCTGCAGCACGACCGCCGAGCGTTTCGTCGCCGATCTCGTCGGCGCGGGTCTCATCTGCACCGAGATCAGCGTGGAGCTGACCGATGACATCGGCGTGAGGCACGAGCGGAACTGGGCGCACCCGAAGCACTTCGACGGACCCGACGTGCTGAACCGGGTGCGCTGGCAGGCAGAAGCCCTCCCCCGCGACGCCGACCGCGCTGGGGCCGGCGTCGCGCACGTGCGGATCACCCCGATCCGCACCGACCGCGCAGCGCACCACGAACCCGGACTGTGGAGCAGCGACTCTGACCCGCGCGTGCACCACGTGCTCAGTCGCGTGCAGAGCCTCGTCGGCCACGAGGGAGTCGTCACCGCCCAGCTCACGGGAGGCCGGTTGCTGCGGGACCGACGGCGGTGGGTGCCCTGGGGCACGCGCACCCCCGGGGCTGAGACACGCAGTCGGCCCCCCGATCACCCGTGGCCGGGAGCCCTCCCGCCCCCGCACCCCGTCTCCGTCTTCGATCCGCCGGTGCCTGCCGAATGCCTCACCGCCGACGGCACCCCCGTAGCGATGAGCGAGGACGGCGACGCACTCACCCACCCGCCCTCGCGGTTGCGCATCCCCTCAGCGGGTGTCGACGACCCCGTCGAGGCATGGTCCCCGCCGTGGCCGCTGCACGAACGGTGGTGGGCGGGCACTCCGCCGCGCTTCCGCCTCCAACTGGCCCTGCGGAACGGGGACGCCTGGCTGCTCCTGCACCAGCGCGGATCGTGGTTCGCGGAGGGCCACTACGACTGA
- a CDS encoding M23 family metallopeptidase, translating into MRRERFSLGARTHRAWAGVLATVLLLLLLLHPGESAGASSLIEKWEPPAGRPLQLIRGYEPPPTPYAAGHRGVDLAAVSGRALLAPADGVVSFAGPVAGRGVISIRVDRRTVLSLEPVETPLAEGDLVQRGQTIGTILDGHCTAACVHLGVRVDGEYVNPMRYLSGVPELLPW; encoded by the coding sequence ATGCGACGCGAACGGTTCTCCCTCGGCGCCCGGACTCATCGAGCCTGGGCGGGGGTGCTGGCCACGGTGCTGTTGCTGTTGCTGCTGCTCCATCCGGGGGAGTCGGCAGGTGCGTCGTCGCTGATCGAGAAGTGGGAACCGCCAGCCGGGCGTCCACTGCAACTCATCCGGGGGTACGAGCCGCCACCCACTCCCTATGCGGCGGGGCACCGCGGCGTCGATCTCGCCGCGGTGAGCGGACGCGCCCTCCTTGCTCCAGCGGATGGAGTGGTGAGTTTCGCCGGTCCCGTTGCGGGGCGCGGAGTGATCTCCATCCGGGTCGACCGTCGGACCGTGCTCTCCCTCGAACCCGTCGAAACGCCGCTCGCAGAGGGCGATCTCGTGCAGCGTGGTCAGACGATCGGCACGATCCTCGACGGGCACTGCACTGCAGCCTGCGTCCACCTGGGGGTGCGGGTTGACGGCGAGTACGTGAATCCGATGCGCTATCTCAGCGGAGTCCCCGAGTTGCTGCCCTGGTGA